A window from Kwoniella pini CBS 10737 chromosome 1, complete sequence encodes these proteins:
- a CDS encoding GTP-binding protein YchF — MPPKGKKVEETKRVILGRPSNNLQIGIVGVPNVGKSSFFNTLSQTDLGKAANFPYATIDPEEARIPVPDERFDWLCSLYKPKSEVPAFLTCVDIAGLTAGASTGAGLGNAFLSHVRSVDGIFQVVRAFDDAEVIHVEGDVDPCRDMQIISTELRLKDIEWVEKGLEMAKKNARSAGGVSLADKAKKEEVAIVEKILKHLTEDNKDVRKGNWSNKEVDVINGLNLLTAKPITYLVNLSERDFVRKKNKWLPKIKAWIDENNPGDNLIPFSVALEERLVRMSDEEKVAEAETLGLGKNASALGKITTSGYTSLELIRYFTCGPDEVRAWTVRKGIKAPQAAGVIHSDFENKFICGEIMSYADLKEYGSEAAVKAAGKLRQQGKPYEIVDGDICYWKAGQ, encoded by the exons ATGCCTcctaaaggtaaaaaagtAGAAGAGACCAAAAGAGTCATTCTTGGTAGACCAAGTAATAACTTGCAA ATTGGTATTGTCGGTGTACCAAATGTcggtaaatcatcattcttcaaCACACTTTCTCAAAcagatttaggtaaagctGCCAATTTCCCATATGCTACCAT TGATCCAGAGGAAGCTCGTATTCCAGTACCAGATGAAAGATTCGATTGGTTATGTTCACTTTACAAACCTAAATCAGAAGTACCAGCATTCTTGACTTGTGTCGATATTGCCGGTTTAACAGCAGGTGCATCAACTGGTGCAGGTTTAGGAAACGCTTTCTTATCACATGTACGATCAGTTGATGGTATCTTTCAAGTTGTTCGAGCTTTCGATGATGCAGAAGTTATTCATGTAGAAGGTGATGTCGATCCTTGTAGAGATATGCAAATTATCTCAACGGAATTGAGAttaaaagatattgaatgggtagaaaaaggtttagaaaTGGCTAAAAAGAATGCTAGAAGTGCTGGTGGTGTCAGTTTAGCTGATAAAGCcaagaaagaggaagtt GCTATCGTTGAGAAAATCTTGAAACACCTTACTGAGGATAACAAGGATGTTCGAAAAGGTAACTGGTCTAACAAAGAG GTTGACGTTATCAACGGATTGAACCTCCTTACTGCCAAACCAATTACATACTTGGTCAACTTGTCCGAACGAGACTTTGTtagaaagaagaacaagtgGTTACCAAAGATCAAAGCTTGGATAGATGAGAACAACCCCGGAGACAACCTTATTCCGTTCTCTGTCGCTCTTGAAGAACGATTAGTTCGAATGTCAGATGAGGAGAAAGTTGCCGAAGCTGAAACTCTTGGATTGGGTAAAAACGCTTCTGCTTTGGGTAAAATTACCACTTCAGGTTACACAAGTTTGGAATTGATTAGATACTTCACCT GTGGTCCTGACGAAGTCAGAGCATGGACTGTACGAAAAGGTATCAAAGCCCCTCAAGCAGCCGGTGTTATTCA CTCCGATTTCgaaaacaaattcatctgTGGTGAAATCATGTCTTACGCTGATTTGAAAGAGTACGGTTCCGAAGCCGCTGTCAAAGCTGCTGGTAAGCTTAGACAACAAGGTAAACCATACGAAATTGTAGATGGTGATATCTGTTACTGGAAAGCCGGTCAATAA
- a CDS encoding cytidine deaminase, which yields MSKEAYPLGATALDELIRASLKYKDRAYAPYSKFRVGAALLSADGQIFGGCNVENASYGAGICAERTAIVKAISEGQNEYLAVVVSSDVPAPTTSPCGICRQFLREFLSPNIPIYFVSSEYPLNSGIPNWLNNIQSQEASKFIKRMTMEELLPNSFGPDNLGISGPK from the exons ATGTCTAAAGAGGCTTATCCATTAGGTGCCACAGCTCTTGATGAGCTGATCAGAGCTTCTCTTAAGT ATAAGGATAGAGCTTATGCACCTTACTCGAAATTCAG AGTCGGTGCCGCGTTGCTTTCTGCCGATGGTCAGATATTTGGCGGATGTAATGTCGAGAACGCTTCGTATG GTGCCGGTATATGTGCAGAGAGAACAGCTATCGTTAAAGCTATT AGTGAAGGtcaaaatgaatatttAGCAGTTGTAGTTTCCTC TGACGTTCCTGCACCAACAACATCACCTTGTGGAATTTGTAGACAATTCCTTCGGGAATTTTTATCTCCTAATATTCCAATATATTTCGTTTCTTCAGAATATCCTTTGAATTCAGGTATACCAAATTGGCTTAATAATATTCAAAGTCAAGAAGCttctaaatttataaaaagAATGACAATGGAAGAATTGTTACCCAATTCATTCGGTCCTGataatttaggtataaGTGGTCCAAAGTAA